One genomic window of Cannabis sativa cultivar Pink pepper isolate KNU-18-1 chromosome 2, ASM2916894v1, whole genome shotgun sequence includes the following:
- the LOC115719672 gene encoding galactinol synthase 2 produces the protein MAPNIINGATGRGRSLAKQASGPSRAYVTFLAGDGDYVKGVVGLAKGLRKAKSKYPLVVAMLPDVPQHHRNILVEQGCIVREIVPLHPPENQTKFAMAYYVINYSKLRIWEFVEYSKMIYLDGDIQVFGNIDHLFDQPDSYFYAVMDCFCEKTWSNSPQYKIGYCQQCPNRVQWPKELGPKPPLYFNAGMFVFEPSLPTYYDLLKTVKETPPTLFAEQDFLNMFFRDKYKPIPPVYNLVLAMLWRHPENIDLDQVKVVHYCAAGSKPWRYTGEEENMDREDIKMLVKKWWDIYNDESLDYKKTTTPGVELPPNGTITTEQANLQAFLEALSGAGGVPRVKAPSAA, from the exons ATGGCTCCTAACATCATCAACGGTGCAACAGGCAGAGGCAGGAGTCTAGCCAAGCAAGCCAGCGGTCCAAGCCGAGCTTATGTGACGTTCTTGGCGGGTGACGGAGACTACGTGAAAGGCGTGGTGGGTTTAGCCAAAGGGCTTAGAAAGGCTAAGAGTAAGTACCCTTTGGTGGTGGCTATGTTGCCCGATGTTCCACAACATCATAGGAATATTCTGGTGGAGCAAGGGTGTATCGTAAGAGAGATTGTACCACTCCATCCACCTGAAAACCAGACTAAGTTTGCTATGGCTTATTACGTTATCAATTACTCCAAGCTTCGTATTTGGGAG tttgtGGAGTATAGCAAGATGATATACTTGGATGGAGATATTCAAGTATTTGGGAACATTGACCATCTGTTTGACCAGCCAGACTCCTACTTTTACGCCGTAATGGACTGTTTTTGCGAGAAAACATGGAGTAATAGCCCACAATACAAGATTGGGTATTGTCAGCAATGCCCCAATAGAGTCCAGTGGCCCAAAGAGTTGGGCCCAAAACCACCTCTTTACTTCAACGCTGGAATGTTCGTTTTTGAGCCCAGTTTGCCCACTTACTATGATCTACTCAAAACAGTCAAAGAGACCCCTCCAACTCTTTTTGCTGAACAG GATTTTTTGAATATGTTCTTCAGGGACAAATACAAGCCTATTCCACCAGTTTATAATCTTGTTTTAGCCATGTTGTGGCGTCACCCTGAGAATATTGATCTTGACCAAGTCAAAGTCGTTCACTATTGTGCTGCT ggATCTAAACCATGGAGGTATACTGGGGAGGAAGAGAACATGGATAGAGAAGATATAAAAATGTTAGTGAAGAAATGGTGGGACATATACAACGACGAGTCGTTGGACTACAAGAAAACGACAACACCTGGAGTAGAATTACCTCCAAATGGAACAATAACGACAGAGCAAGCGAATCTCCAAGCCTTTTTGGAAGCACTATCAGGGGCTGGTGGTGTGCCACGTGTTAAAGCTCCATCCGCGGCTTAG